In Dyadobacter sp. CECT 9275, the following proteins share a genomic window:
- a CDS encoding alpha-L-fucosidase translates to MLKQIAALALFVTGTAVAQTPPKPYGALPAPRQVEWHQTEVYGIMHFTPTTFENKEWGFGDADPKTFNPSDFNAEQIILAAKAGGLRGIVFVAKHHDGFALWPTKTTEYNISKSPFRGGKGDMVKEVADAARKHGLKFGVYCSPWDRNNANYGKPEYLQIYREQLKELYTNYGPLFMSWHDGANGGDGYYGGAREKRSIDNTTYYQWDSTWTNLTRKLQPMANIFSDIGWDVRWAGNEDGSVNETSWATLTPVPSKGQNIAVPGQANAEENPGGTRNGKFWIPAECDVPLRRGWFYHANEKPKTPEKLFELYLKSVGRGAALDLGLAPDTRGQLHEDDVAALKTFGDRVKNTFAVNLLAKSSSKAINVRGYNSIYSAKNVLDNKSDTYWATDDDFKTPEITFDVSQPVTFDIISVQEYIKLGQRIEAFAVDIWDGTTWKEVAKGTSIGAKKLIKLEIPVTAQRVRLRITKSPVSVAISEFGLYKDAQ, encoded by the coding sequence ATGTTAAAACAAATAGCAGCGCTAGCCCTGTTCGTCACAGGTACTGCCGTTGCCCAAACCCCGCCCAAACCCTATGGTGCTTTGCCCGCTCCAAGGCAGGTAGAATGGCATCAGACCGAAGTTTACGGTATCATGCATTTTACGCCAACTACCTTTGAAAATAAAGAATGGGGCTTTGGGGATGCAGATCCTAAAACTTTTAACCCTTCTGATTTTAATGCAGAGCAAATCATTCTTGCAGCCAAAGCCGGCGGGCTCAGAGGTATTGTTTTTGTAGCCAAACACCACGACGGTTTTGCATTATGGCCGACCAAAACCACCGAATATAACATTTCAAAAAGTCCTTTCCGTGGTGGAAAGGGTGATATGGTAAAGGAAGTTGCCGACGCCGCACGCAAACATGGCCTGAAATTCGGGGTTTATTGCTCTCCCTGGGACCGTAACAATGCAAATTACGGTAAGCCCGAATATCTGCAGATTTACCGGGAGCAGCTGAAGGAACTCTATACCAACTACGGTCCGCTGTTCATGTCCTGGCATGACGGGGCCAATGGAGGGGACGGTTACTATGGGGGTGCCAGGGAAAAGCGCTCCATTGACAACACCACCTACTACCAGTGGGATTCGACCTGGACCAACCTCACCCGGAAACTTCAGCCGATGGCCAACATTTTCAGTGATATTGGCTGGGATGTTCGCTGGGCCGGAAATGAAGATGGAAGCGTTAATGAAACTTCCTGGGCAACCTTGACGCCGGTTCCCTCCAAAGGCCAAAACATAGCCGTCCCAGGACAGGCCAATGCAGAAGAAAACCCCGGTGGTACACGTAATGGAAAATTCTGGATACCAGCCGAATGTGATGTTCCTTTAAGAAGAGGATGGTTTTATCATGCGAATGAAAAACCAAAAACACCGGAGAAACTATTTGAGCTATACCTGAAAAGCGTTGGTCGCGGTGCAGCACTTGACCTAGGGCTTGCTCCAGACACCCGCGGACAGCTGCATGAAGATGATGTGGCTGCATTAAAAACTTTCGGTGACCGGGTAAAAAATACCTTTGCCGTTAATCTGCTTGCAAAATCCTCATCAAAAGCGATAAATGTACGTGGATACAATTCGATATACAGCGCCAAAAACGTACTGGATAACAAGTCTGACACTTACTGGGCCACTGATGACGATTTCAAAACGCCCGAAATTACCTTTGATGTGTCACAACCTGTAACGTTCGACATCATATCAGTACAGGAATATATCAAACTCGGGCAACGCATTGAAGCATTTGCGGTGGATATCTGGGATGGAACTACCTGGAAAGAAGTTGCAAAGGGAACAAGTATCGGGGCCAAAAAACTGATTAAACTTGAAATCCCTGTGACCGCACAGCGCGTCAGGCTAAGGATAACTAAATCGCCGGTGAGCGTAGCCATCAGCGAATTCGGACTGTACAAGGACGCTCAATAA
- a CDS encoding alpha-L-fucosidase has product MKFKFLYLILIASALTARLHAQQHSEQDHSKYMAPTDPLVQQKLSKWQDVKFGLLMHWGTYSQWGIVESWSLCPEDEGWCERRGPHSHDWYEYKKAYEDIAKEFNPTRFNPERWATAAKNAGMKYVVFTTKHHDGFAMFDSKYTDYKITNTPFKSNPKSNVTKEILSAFRNQGFMTGTYFSKPDWHTDSYWWKYFPPKDRNVSYDPKKRPELWQKFKDFTYNQIEELMTGYGQVDILWLDGGWVRPFSTIDPNISWQKTIPYDQDIDMARIAKMGRSHQPGLLVVDRTVTGEFENYVTPEQQIPDHYMPIPWESCITMGDSWSYIPKENFKSTRKLVHTLVDIVAKGGNLLLNVAPGPDGEWHEEAYQRLDEIGKWMSVNGIGIYETKPQAPYRQGKWAYTKKANTTYAFYLADEGETIPAKLKPEGLNIPANAKISIAGNQKSLKLKDGSIEIPAKTAVQVGQQPVYLFVIN; this is encoded by the coding sequence ATGAAATTTAAATTCTTATACCTTATTCTCATTGCATCTGCCCTGACGGCCCGCCTGCATGCCCAGCAACATTCAGAGCAGGATCATTCCAAATACATGGCTCCTACGGATCCGCTGGTTCAGCAGAAACTAAGCAAATGGCAGGATGTAAAATTTGGATTACTGATGCACTGGGGTACTTACAGCCAGTGGGGAATTGTGGAATCCTGGTCGCTTTGTCCCGAGGACGAAGGATGGTGTGAGCGCCGGGGACCGCATTCGCACGACTGGTATGAGTATAAAAAGGCTTATGAAGATATTGCGAAGGAATTTAATCCAACCCGGTTCAACCCCGAAAGATGGGCCACTGCTGCAAAGAATGCAGGAATGAAGTACGTGGTTTTCACGACAAAACACCACGACGGATTTGCTATGTTTGACTCCAAGTACACGGATTATAAAATCACCAATACCCCCTTTAAGTCCAACCCCAAAAGCAATGTAACCAAAGAAATATTATCAGCTTTCAGGAATCAGGGTTTTATGACTGGCACTTACTTTTCAAAGCCCGACTGGCATACCGACTCCTACTGGTGGAAATATTTCCCGCCAAAAGACAGGAACGTATCTTATGATCCTAAAAAGCGGCCTGAGCTCTGGCAAAAATTCAAAGATTTCACCTACAACCAGATTGAAGAACTCATGACCGGCTATGGCCAGGTAGATATCTTATGGCTGGATGGCGGCTGGGTTCGCCCGTTCAGTACCATTGATCCTAATATCAGCTGGCAGAAAACCATTCCCTACGACCAGGACATAGACATGGCCAGAATTGCTAAAATGGGCCGTTCGCATCAGCCCGGACTGCTGGTTGTGGACCGGACGGTGACCGGGGAATTTGAAAATTATGTAACGCCTGAACAACAGATACCTGACCATTATATGCCGATCCCGTGGGAATCCTGCATTACCATGGGAGATTCATGGTCGTACATACCAAAAGAAAACTTCAAATCCACACGCAAACTGGTTCATACTCTGGTAGACATTGTTGCAAAGGGAGGTAACCTTCTGCTGAACGTTGCACCGGGCCCCGACGGGGAGTGGCATGAAGAAGCTTATCAGCGCCTCGACGAGATCGGGAAATGGATGAGTGTAAATGGCATTGGAATTTATGAAACCAAACCGCAGGCGCCTTACCGCCAGGGAAAATGGGCCTATACCAAAAAGGCCAATACAACTTACGCCTTTTATCTGGCAGATGAAGGAGAAACCATCCCGGCAAAGCTGAAACCAGAAGGGCTGAACATTCCTGCTAATGCCAAAATAAGTATCGCCGGCAATCAAAAGTCTTTAAAGTTAAAAGACGGATCCATTGAAATTCCGGCAAAAACCGCTGTCCAGGTCGGTCAGCAGCCCGTGTATTTGTTTGTGATCAACTAA
- a CDS encoding isoaspartyl peptidase/L-asparaginase family protein encodes MTPDRRSFLRLSAVALPFLQINRLFAKNAVVKPLVISTWDSGQIANNAAWPVLEKGGKAIDAVEQAAIAIENDVNCCVGLGGNPDRDGHVTLDACIMDEKANCGGVAFLERIKHPVSVARKLMETTPHVFLVGEGAQQFALANGFKLESGELSPDAAQSYKSWLKKAEYKPVINVELQQNKPKGHGPFAPSRLEDGSFNHDTMGTLALDANGDLSGMCTTSGMGFKMRGRVGDSPIIGGGLFVDNEIGAATSSGQGEEVIRVCGTHLVVEFMRNGLSPEEACKKAVERIVKRSPERAKTFQVGFLAINKQGEIGAYAVQKGFNYTVTGQDGKGKVMNAKSYFA; translated from the coding sequence ATGACTCCCGACCGCCGATCCTTTTTACGCCTCTCTGCTGTGGCGTTGCCATTCTTGCAAATTAACAGGCTGTTTGCAAAAAATGCCGTTGTAAAACCGCTTGTTATATCCACCTGGGACAGCGGACAAATTGCAAACAATGCCGCATGGCCAGTTTTAGAAAAAGGCGGAAAAGCGATTGATGCAGTGGAACAGGCAGCTATCGCGATTGAAAACGATGTAAATTGCTGTGTTGGACTAGGTGGTAACCCCGACCGCGACGGCCACGTAACGCTCGACGCATGTATCATGGACGAAAAAGCGAACTGCGGAGGTGTAGCTTTCCTGGAACGGATCAAACACCCGGTATCTGTTGCCCGCAAACTAATGGAAACCACTCCGCACGTTTTTCTGGTGGGCGAAGGTGCTCAGCAGTTTGCGCTCGCAAACGGGTTCAAACTCGAATCCGGAGAATTATCTCCTGATGCGGCCCAATCCTACAAATCCTGGCTCAAAAAAGCCGAGTACAAACCAGTGATTAACGTTGAACTTCAGCAGAATAAGCCGAAAGGCCATGGCCCTTTTGCTCCCTCAAGACTGGAAGACGGCTCTTTCAACCATGATACCATGGGAACACTTGCGCTGGATGCGAACGGAGATCTTTCCGGAATGTGTACCACCAGCGGAATGGGTTTTAAAATGCGCGGACGCGTAGGGGATTCTCCGATTATCGGCGGCGGCCTTTTTGTTGATAATGAAATTGGTGCTGCCACCTCATCGGGACAGGGAGAAGAAGTGATCCGCGTTTGTGGTACTCACCTAGTTGTAGAGTTTATGCGCAATGGGCTGTCGCCCGAGGAAGCTTGTAAAAAAGCCGTTGAACGAATCGTCAAAAGAAGTCCTGAACGCGCGAAAACTTTCCAGGTTGGCTTTCTGGCCATTAATAAACAAGGCGAGATTGGAGCATACGCCGTACAGAAGGGTTTTAACTATACCGTTACCGGACAGGACGGGAAAGGAAAAGTAATGAATGCCAAAAGCTACTTTGCCTGA
- a CDS encoding SDR family oxidoreductase, producing the protein MPDSIKTAIVTGGSRGIGYGVAAKLVGEGIRVAITSRSLDSAEKAAAKLNKIKEGFAIGIESDVRNLDAQQNAVATVLEKWGRLDYFIANAGVGHFAPIQELTTEQWTETIDINLTGVFFSAKASMSALADSKGYFITISSLAGTNFFPNGTAYNASKFGLVGFSQAMMMDVRNAGIRVTTIMPGSVATEFSNHQPSEKDAWKIQPEDIGQIVSDLIKMPARTLPSKIEVRPSMPPK; encoded by the coding sequence ATGCCAGACAGTATCAAAACAGCCATCGTTACGGGAGGCTCCAGGGGGATCGGATACGGCGTTGCCGCGAAGTTAGTCGGGGAAGGTATCCGGGTGGCTATTACCAGCCGCTCACTGGATAGCGCAGAAAAGGCAGCAGCGAAACTCAACAAAATAAAGGAAGGATTTGCCATTGGAATTGAATCGGACGTCAGGAATCTGGATGCCCAGCAAAACGCAGTGGCCACAGTACTGGAAAAATGGGGACGTTTGGATTATTTCATCGCCAATGCCGGAGTAGGCCATTTTGCCCCGATCCAGGAGCTGACTACCGAACAATGGACCGAAACCATTGACATAAACCTTACCGGGGTATTTTTTAGTGCAAAAGCTTCGATGAGCGCCCTGGCCGATTCTAAGGGTTACTTCATTACGATATCAAGCCTTGCGGGTACCAACTTTTTCCCGAACGGTACGGCCTACAATGCCAGTAAATTCGGGCTGGTAGGTTTCTCCCAGGCTATGATGATGGATGTAAGAAATGCGGGTATAAGGGTCACTACGATCATGCCGGGGTCAGTCGCCACTGAATTCAGTAATCACCAGCCTTCTGAGAAAGATGCCTGGAAGATTCAGCCGGAAGACATCGGGCAGATCGTCTCCGACCTGATCAAAATGCCAGCTCGCACCCTTCCAAGTAAAATTGAGGTGAGGCCATCCATGCCTCCAAAATAG
- a CDS encoding RNA polymerase sigma factor encodes MSTIRHLNETSLWTSFQSGSEDALTELMRRYTRPLAFYGRKMARNDELIQDCIQETFIQLWQYRANLRQITEIRPYLFTCLRRKIIGSLKKEVFSEPVDDDLFSPFCIDFSIEERLIENENEAYRVRVLNKLINSLSKKRKEVIYLKFYENLSNNEIAEVMGIKYQTATNLIHEALDALRELIPGQSIVSLLILWFSFTLP; translated from the coding sequence ATGTCTACTATTCGTCATTTAAATGAAACCAGTCTCTGGACTTCCTTCCAATCCGGAAGCGAAGATGCTTTGACCGAACTCATGAGACGATACACCCGGCCACTTGCATTTTACGGAAGAAAAATGGCCCGGAATGATGAACTGATACAGGATTGTATACAGGAAACCTTTATTCAGTTGTGGCAATACCGCGCCAATCTTCGCCAGATTACTGAGATAAGACCCTATCTTTTTACCTGCCTGAGGCGAAAAATTATTGGATCTTTAAAAAAAGAGGTTTTTTCGGAACCCGTAGACGACGATCTGTTTTCTCCTTTTTGTATCGATTTTTCAATTGAGGAAAGATTAATTGAAAATGAAAATGAAGCCTATCGGGTTAGGGTATTGAACAAGCTGATCAACAGCTTATCCAAAAAGCGTAAGGAAGTAATTTATCTGAAATTTTACGAAAACCTCAGCAACAATGAAATCGCGGAGGTGATGGGTATTAAATACCAGACCGCCACAAACCTCATCCATGAAGCGCTTGACGCTCTGAGGGAATTAATTCCCGGCCAATCTATCGTATCGCTGCTGATCCTGTGGTTCAGTTTTACACTTCCCTGA
- a CDS encoding sterol desaturase family protein: MESIINYFGHIPSAHRSAILVGGIMFFWLLEGGWPLFRFGYHKWKHAGVNFFFTFTTILVNFPLAFILLKASDWTTRNHFGLMQWLDGLPLWIRSAVSLLCLDLVGAWLAHWTQHKTKFLWRFHIIHHADPFVDTTTANRHHPGESLVRFIFTTLAVIIAGAPMWLVFLYQSMSVVLSQFNHANISLPVWIDRIVNKVLVTPNMHHVHHHYRQPYTDSNYGNIFSVWDRAFGTYKDLSTGDIVYGIDTHPKPEENGRIINLLGIPFQKYRPPVNTQQDSDS; the protein is encoded by the coding sequence ATGGAATCAATCATCAATTACTTCGGACATATTCCTTCCGCTCATCGAAGTGCCATTCTGGTGGGTGGCATCATGTTTTTCTGGCTGCTGGAAGGCGGATGGCCACTTTTTCGGTTTGGTTATCATAAATGGAAACACGCCGGGGTTAATTTCTTCTTTACATTCACTACTATACTAGTGAATTTTCCACTTGCTTTCATTCTTCTTAAAGCAAGCGACTGGACTACCCGAAATCATTTTGGTCTGATGCAATGGCTCGACGGCCTTCCTTTGTGGATCCGCTCCGCAGTAAGCCTGCTGTGCCTGGACCTTGTAGGAGCCTGGCTTGCACACTGGACCCAACATAAAACAAAATTTCTGTGGCGCTTTCACATCATCCATCATGCGGACCCGTTCGTTGACACCACCACTGCAAATCGCCATCATCCGGGAGAAAGCCTGGTACGTTTTATCTTCACCACGTTAGCGGTTATCATTGCCGGTGCCCCCATGTGGCTGGTTTTCCTATATCAATCGATGTCAGTGGTGCTCTCCCAGTTTAATCATGCTAATATTTCATTGCCGGTATGGATTGATAGGATTGTAAATAAGGTACTGGTTACACCCAACATGCACCATGTTCACCACCATTACAGACAACCTTATACCGATTCAAACTATGGAAACATATTTTCGGTCTGGGATCGTGCGTTTGGGACATATAAAGATCTCTCTACCGGTGATATCGTATATGGAATTGATACCCATCCAAAACCGGAAGAGAACGGGCGGATTATCAATCTGCTGGGTATTCCCTTTCAAAAATACAGGCCTCCTGTCAATACGCAACAGGACAGCGATTCATAA
- a CDS encoding alpha-L-fucosidase: MKRICLLLAFGLFTSGVTAQYQPSWESLDKRETPLWFKKAKFGIFIHWGLYSVPSWATKSNADGFGSGYAEWYWQRLKEPKLKIHKEFVAFQDKVYGPNFRYQDFAGRFKAELFNPDDWADLFKASGAKYVVLTSKHHEGYALWPSAQAWNWNAADIGPNRDLAGDLSKSVKAKGLHMGFYYSLYEWFNPLYQSDVKTYVNDHMLPQMKDLVTRYNPDILWTDGEWEQTSETWRSTEFLSWLYNNQSVSKDIVVNDRWGNDTKGKHGSFYTTEYGQGTESATHPWEECRGIGESFGYNRNENLEDYMSSSKLIHTLIRIVAGGGNFLLNIGPTADGRIPVIMQQRLKDLGKWLSVNGEAIYDTDTWKEQPASRGQDIFFTRKGKDLYVICSKWPDNLVIPGLSRPSKVSMLGYNGSIHTVYTKNKIILTPPVVTPNTLPCESAWIFRLENALL; this comes from the coding sequence ATGAAGAGAATTTGTCTTCTTTTGGCGTTCGGCTTATTTACCTCGGGTGTGACCGCGCAGTATCAGCCTTCATGGGAGTCACTCGACAAAAGAGAAACTCCTTTGTGGTTCAAAAAAGCGAAATTCGGAATATTCATTCATTGGGGCTTGTACTCGGTCCCTTCCTGGGCCACCAAGTCCAATGCCGACGGCTTTGGCAGTGGCTATGCGGAGTGGTACTGGCAAAGATTAAAGGAACCTAAACTGAAAATCCACAAGGAATTTGTAGCCTTTCAGGACAAGGTTTATGGCCCCAATTTCAGGTATCAGGACTTTGCGGGGCGTTTCAAGGCAGAGCTTTTTAATCCAGACGACTGGGCCGATCTTTTTAAGGCTTCCGGAGCAAAATATGTCGTACTAACTTCCAAACATCACGAAGGGTACGCACTCTGGCCCAGTGCACAGGCCTGGAACTGGAATGCTGCAGATATTGGTCCGAACCGGGACCTGGCAGGCGACCTGAGCAAATCTGTCAAAGCAAAGGGACTACATATGGGTTTTTACTATTCGTTGTACGAATGGTTTAATCCGCTCTATCAATCAGATGTGAAGACTTACGTAAATGATCACATGCTCCCGCAAATGAAGGATCTTGTGACGAGGTACAATCCGGACATTTTGTGGACCGACGGAGAATGGGAGCAAACATCGGAAACATGGCGCAGCACCGAATTCCTTTCCTGGCTATATAATAACCAGTCTGTATCTAAAGACATAGTTGTAAATGACCGCTGGGGTAATGATACCAAAGGCAAACATGGCAGCTTTTATACTACAGAATACGGCCAGGGGACGGAGTCAGCTACACATCCCTGGGAAGAATGCAGGGGAATTGGTGAGTCGTTCGGCTATAACAGGAACGAAAATCTGGAAGACTATATGAGCAGCAGTAAGCTCATCCATACCCTGATCCGGATCGTCGCGGGTGGAGGAAATTTCCTGCTCAACATAGGCCCCACGGCCGACGGCCGGATACCCGTTATTATGCAGCAAAGGCTTAAAGATCTTGGAAAATGGCTGTCTGTCAACGGGGAAGCCATTTATGATACCGATACCTGGAAAGAACAGCCTGCGTCCCGGGGCCAAGATATCTTCTTCACACGTAAAGGAAAGGACCTGTATGTAATATGTTCGAAATGGCCCGACAACCTGGTGATACCCGGCTTGTCCAGACCGTCTAAAGTTTCCATGCTAGGATATAATGGTAGCATACATACCGTATATACTAAGAATAAAATCATCCTTACGCCTCCGGTCGTCACACCTAATACGCTTCCATGTGAGTCGGCTTGGATATTCAGGCTCGAAAATGCATTGCTTTAA
- a CDS encoding FecR family protein, protein MKDFLNYKIEDYLSDVSFRIWVKNGGFADPQADWTRRLQLNPSQLVIATSAREILLATASSEEGFAPDFEEQVIENTLKNIRQRTGEKSAPSRNWLLPLSAAASITVLLISGWYIFFKQPQLRGVSSAAHSLPAVVMLEKRNEGNKIMPVALPDGSTVLLQPGSKISYPKTFNTKTREVRLSGQAFFEVIKNKNLPFLVHSRELTTKVLGTSFTVRAFDNQPDLAVVVKTGKVSVSANTGKNGMKASIDLIPNQQAIFNRSALSLIRMDVKPATMSVMVPATETTYSFNDAHVTEIFRTLSKRYDVTIEANEALLSDCFLTTTFADEPLFEKLKIICGAIGPSTSYRVEGARIIINTKGCNL, encoded by the coding sequence ATGAAGGACTTTTTAAATTACAAGATAGAAGACTACCTGTCCGACGTTTCTTTCCGGATTTGGGTAAAAAACGGTGGCTTTGCCGATCCCCAGGCCGACTGGACCCGCCGGTTGCAGCTCAATCCGTCTCAGTTGGTGATAGCCACAAGCGCCCGGGAAATACTGCTCGCAACCGCCTCCTCCGAGGAAGGTTTTGCACCTGACTTTGAGGAGCAGGTTATCGAAAATACTTTGAAAAATATTCGCCAGCGCACCGGTGAAAAATCAGCGCCGTCTCGCAACTGGCTTCTGCCGCTTTCCGCAGCTGCAAGTATTACGGTTTTGCTGATCAGCGGATGGTACATTTTTTTCAAACAACCTCAGCTCCGCGGGGTATCCTCGGCAGCACACTCCCTCCCTGCTGTTGTAATGCTGGAAAAGCGGAATGAAGGCAACAAAATAATGCCGGTTGCATTGCCGGATGGAAGTACGGTATTGCTGCAACCCGGAAGTAAAATCAGCTACCCGAAAACTTTCAACACCAAAACCCGGGAGGTCCGCTTATCAGGACAGGCGTTTTTTGAAGTGATTAAAAACAAGAACCTGCCTTTCTTAGTCCATAGCCGTGAACTTACTACTAAAGTTCTGGGAACGAGTTTTACGGTAAGAGCTTTTGACAACCAGCCCGACCTTGCCGTGGTAGTCAAAACAGGAAAGGTGTCGGTTTCTGCTAACACCGGCAAAAACGGGATGAAAGCATCTATTGACCTGATACCCAATCAACAGGCTATATTCAACCGAAGTGCGCTTTCATTGATCAGGATGGATGTGAAACCAGCGACCATGTCGGTGATGGTACCTGCTACGGAGACCACTTACTCCTTTAATGACGCCCATGTAACCGAAATTTTCAGGACACTGTCCAAGCGCTACGATGTCACTATTGAAGCAAATGAAGCATTATTATCCGACTGTTTTCTCACCACTACCTTTGCCGACGAGCCTTTATTCGAAAAACTGAAAATCATCTGCGGTGCTATTGGCCCTTCTACCAGTTACCGTGTGGAAGGCGCCCGCATCATTATTAATACAAAAGGCTGTAATCTCTAA
- the fabG gene encoding 3-oxoacyl-[acyl-carrier-protein] reductase, with protein sequence MKLVQNKVALVTGASRGIGRSIALRLAQEGADVAFTYLSSVEKGEALARELEEFGVKAKGYRSDASDFAAADQLVNDVLADFGKLDVLINNAGVTRDGLLMRMSEEQWDTVINVNLKSVFNLTKAAIKSMMRAKSGSIINITSVVGIRGNAGQANYAASKAGIIGFTKSVALELGSRNIRSNAVAPGFIETEMTDAIDSKAIDDWKQSIPMKRGGQPEEVADAIVFLASDMSRYITGQVLQVDGGMLT encoded by the coding sequence ATGAAATTAGTACAGAATAAAGTAGCCCTTGTTACCGGCGCGTCGCGTGGCATCGGCCGGTCAATAGCATTAAGGCTGGCCCAGGAAGGCGCAGATGTGGCTTTTACTTATTTATCAAGTGTAGAAAAAGGCGAAGCACTCGCCAGAGAACTGGAAGAATTTGGTGTGAAGGCCAAAGGCTATCGTTCCGATGCTTCGGATTTTGCAGCTGCCGATCAACTGGTGAACGATGTACTAGCCGATTTTGGAAAATTGGACGTGCTGATCAACAATGCAGGGGTTACCCGTGACGGTCTTTTGATGCGCATGAGTGAGGAACAGTGGGATACCGTGATTAATGTTAATCTTAAATCGGTATTTAACCTCACCAAGGCAGCCATAAAAAGTATGATGCGTGCCAAAAGCGGATCTATTATCAATATTACCTCTGTGGTGGGTATCCGCGGGAACGCAGGCCAGGCAAATTATGCGGCCTCCAAGGCGGGTATCATCGGGTTTACCAAATCTGTTGCGCTGGAATTGGGATCTAGAAATATTCGTTCTAACGCGGTAGCACCGGGTTTTATAGAAACTGAAATGACAGATGCTATTGACTCCAAAGCCATAGACGACTGGAAACAATCCATTCCGATGAAACGTGGCGGTCAGCCCGAAGAAGTGGCAGATGCCATTGTGTTCCTTGCTTCAGATATGTCAAGATATATTACCGGCCAGGTACTTCAGGTGGATGGCGGTATGTTAACCTAG